The following coding sequences lie in one Nycticebus coucang isolate mNycCou1 chromosome 18, mNycCou1.pri, whole genome shotgun sequence genomic window:
- the LOC128570434 gene encoding histone H3.3A, producing the protein MARTKQTARKSTGGKAPRKQLATKAARKSAPSTGGVKKPHRYRPGTVALREIRRYQKSTELLIRKLPFQRLVREIAQDFKTDLRFQSAAIGALQEASEAYLVGLFEDTNLCAIHAKRVTIMPKDIQLARRIRGERA; encoded by the exons ATGGCTCGAACCAAGCAGACCGCTCGTAAATCCACTGGTGGGAAAGCCCCCCGCAAACAGCTGGCCACCAAAGCTGCCAGGAAAAGCGCTCCCTCTACCGGCGGGGTGAAGAAACCTCATCGCTACAG GCCCGGCACCGTGGCGCTCAGAGAGATTCGTCGTTATCAGAAGTCGACTGAGCTGCTCATTCGGAAGCTGCCTTTCCAGAGGTTGGTGAGGGAGATCGCCCAGGATTTCAAAACCGACTTGAGGTTTCAGAGTGCGGCCATTGGTGCGCTTCAG GAGGCTAGTGAAGCGTACCTGGTGGGTTTGTTTGAAGATACTAATCTGTGTGCCATCCACGCTAAGAGAGTCACCATCATGCCCAAAGACATCCAGTTGGCTCGCCGGATACGGGGAGAGAGAGCTTAA